A genomic stretch from Chitinophaga lutea includes:
- a CDS encoding TonB-dependent receptor: MRLSLSTLICMLVSIQLLWAIPGKGQTLDEKKVTMEASNATLEKALSQLEKLSGFRIAYASEKVSRYGRVSLDFATRSVSATLKALLSQTDLGFRLTDNTIMIVSRHEQPAPEKLPAAAADSTVVIKGKVTDESGAPMPGVSVRIQNTTKGVFTDVDGNFTIVGNRGQVIVFSSIGSAPQEHVIAKAGTISIVLKTDSRKLDDIVVVGYGTQRKANLTGAVSTVDIKKTLDARPISDIGRGLQGTVPGLTITSASGDLGRNPSIRLRGMTGSLNTGAAGAQPLILVDNVEIPSLQMVNPQDIESISVLKDAASTSIYGTRAAWGVILITTKSGRKGAPASINYSNNFSWSKYTSMPKIAGAVDGAEAMLAAKLRSTPSEPFHTTLGMSFDRVGIEKMKKWQADYGHLNLPDSMVMGRDFEIRDGKLYFYRPWDVGKRYMKDVTFMQKHDLSVSGGGEKTNYHLSLGYLNQGGILRFKTDKFDRYNVNLSVNSAVTDWIDVRGKMMLSQSVFETPHSFSGSQLGPWYYLYRWPIIYPYGTYQGKPFRSAMTETQQASMDQTKSTFARVQVGTTLKPFKDFTVDVDYTYSNTNTHLHSPGGGTAGIDFWNAPTQLNYMQNYQAASWDAVRYVSSWNEWNTGRAFATYNFGFGDHTFKAIAGMDVDLYKNWSQTSERRGLIDPVYPEIPLASGDQFVNGDRGHWATNGYFARVNYDYKNKFLLELNGRYDGSSKFPRNQLYDFFPSVSAGYILTEDTYLDFAKPVLSFLKLRGSYGSVGNQNVGPNRFISVMNPFNSGWLIGTSNQVSFSTPEHVSKSLTWETVSTLDFGVDARFFNNKFGITFDWYNRSTTNMISGGLTLPSTYGGTVPVMNFGAMRTRGWELALDFSHTFENGLRITGMATLSDFNEKITKLANATRTVTANYEGKTIGEIWGYQTDRLFQESDFTKNPQGKWILKPGITPQNILEGNTAWFYYSPGDVKYVNRNGDSTLSQGANTVDDPGDQFVIGNSTPRYQYGVRLGADWKGIDFSIFIQGVGKRELWPSGPLFVPGFGGDSWYAHHLDYWTPTNTDAFYPAATFHDGSNNSRNFYRQTRYLLNMAYTRVKNISLGYTLPANIASRAKLKTARIYVSAENLFTFDKLKIPIDPEIDYTTEQTDASAFGRTYPFRKEISVGLQLTF; encoded by the coding sequence ATGAGATTGAGCCTCTCCACCCTCATTTGCATGTTGGTGAGTATTCAGCTTTTATGGGCTATCCCCGGTAAAGGACAAACGCTGGACGAAAAGAAAGTGACCATGGAGGCCTCCAACGCCACCCTGGAAAAAGCGCTGAGCCAGCTGGAGAAATTGTCCGGTTTCCGCATCGCCTACGCTTCCGAAAAGGTATCCAGGTACGGCCGGGTGTCGCTCGACTTTGCGACCCGCAGTGTAAGTGCTACGCTGAAGGCGCTGTTGAGCCAGACTGACCTGGGATTCCGCCTTACCGACAATACCATCATGATCGTGAGCCGTCACGAGCAGCCCGCGCCGGAAAAGTTGCCGGCCGCCGCTGCGGATTCCACCGTGGTGATCAAAGGTAAAGTGACCGACGAGAGCGGCGCGCCCATGCCGGGCGTTTCCGTCCGGATCCAGAACACTACCAAGGGCGTATTCACCGATGTGGACGGCAACTTCACCATTGTGGGCAACCGCGGCCAGGTGATCGTGTTTTCTTCCATCGGTTCCGCTCCGCAGGAACATGTGATCGCGAAAGCCGGTACTATCAGCATCGTGCTGAAAACCGACAGCCGCAAGCTCGACGACATCGTGGTGGTGGGTTACGGCACCCAGCGGAAAGCCAACCTTACCGGCGCCGTGTCTACCGTCGACATCAAGAAAACCCTCGACGCGCGCCCCATTTCAGATATCGGTCGCGGCCTGCAGGGCACCGTGCCGGGCCTGACCATCACTTCCGCCAGCGGCGACCTGGGCCGTAACCCCAGCATCCGCCTAAGGGGTATGACCGGTTCGCTCAACACCGGCGCGGCCGGCGCACAGCCGCTCATCCTCGTAGACAACGTGGAAATCCCCTCGCTGCAGATGGTGAACCCGCAGGATATCGAGTCCATCTCCGTACTCAAAGATGCGGCCTCCACCTCCATTTACGGTACCCGTGCCGCCTGGGGCGTGATCCTGATCACTACCAAATCCGGACGGAAAGGCGCACCAGCCAGCATCAATTATTCCAATAACTTTTCCTGGAGCAAATACACTTCCATGCCGAAGATCGCAGGCGCGGTGGACGGTGCGGAAGCCATGCTGGCAGCTAAACTGCGCTCTACGCCCTCCGAACCGTTCCATACCACCCTCGGCATGAGCTTCGACCGGGTAGGCATCGAAAAGATGAAGAAATGGCAGGCCGACTACGGTCACCTGAACCTGCCCGATTCGATGGTGATGGGCCGCGACTTCGAGATCCGCGACGGCAAACTGTATTTCTACCGCCCCTGGGATGTGGGCAAACGGTATATGAAAGATGTGACGTTCATGCAGAAGCACGACCTTTCCGTATCCGGCGGCGGTGAAAAAACCAATTATCACCTCAGCCTCGGTTACCTCAACCAGGGCGGGATACTGCGTTTCAAAACGGACAAGTTCGACCGTTACAACGTAAACCTGTCCGTTAATTCCGCCGTTACCGACTGGATAGATGTGCGCGGGAAAATGATGCTCAGCCAGTCCGTTTTCGAAACGCCGCACAGCTTCTCCGGTTCGCAGCTCGGCCCCTGGTATTATCTCTACCGCTGGCCAATCATCTACCCCTACGGTACTTACCAGGGTAAACCGTTCCGCAGCGCGATGACCGAAACGCAGCAGGCGAGCATGGACCAGACGAAATCCACTTTCGCAAGGGTACAGGTGGGCACCACGCTCAAACCATTCAAGGACTTTACCGTTGATGTGGATTACACCTATTCCAACACCAATACGCATCTGCACTCACCGGGTGGCGGTACGGCGGGCATCGATTTCTGGAATGCCCCTACCCAGCTTAATTATATGCAGAACTACCAGGCAGCATCATGGGATGCCGTACGCTATGTATCATCCTGGAACGAATGGAACACAGGCCGTGCCTTCGCTACCTATAATTTCGGATTCGGAGACCATACTTTCAAAGCCATTGCCGGTATGGACGTGGACCTGTACAAAAACTGGAGCCAGACTTCTGAAAGAAGGGGGCTGATCGATCCGGTTTACCCTGAAATTCCCCTGGCCAGCGGCGACCAGTTTGTGAACGGCGACCGCGGGCATTGGGCCACCAATGGCTATTTCGCAAGGGTTAACTACGACTACAAAAACAAATTCCTGCTCGAACTGAACGGACGTTACGACGGCTCGTCGAAATTTCCGCGTAACCAGTTATACGACTTCTTCCCCTCCGTGTCTGCCGGCTATATACTGACAGAAGACACCTACCTGGATTTTGCGAAACCGGTTTTGTCATTCCTGAAATTGAGAGGTTCGTATGGTTCCGTGGGTAACCAGAATGTGGGCCCCAACCGTTTCATCTCCGTGATGAACCCTTTCAATTCCGGCTGGCTGATTGGAACGTCCAATCAGGTAAGCTTCTCGACACCGGAGCACGTGTCTAAATCATTGACCTGGGAAACCGTATCCACTCTCGATTTCGGTGTGGATGCAAGGTTCTTCAACAATAAATTCGGTATCACCTTCGACTGGTATAACCGCAGCACCACCAATATGATCAGCGGCGGCCTTACACTGCCGAGCACCTACGGAGGTACGGTACCGGTCATGAACTTCGGCGCAATGCGCACCAGGGGCTGGGAGTTGGCGCTCGATTTCTCGCACACCTTTGAAAACGGCTTGCGGATAACCGGTATGGCGACTCTTTCTGATTTCAACGAAAAGATCACCAAACTGGCCAACGCCACCCGCACGGTTACCGCGAACTACGAAGGAAAAACCATCGGCGAGATCTGGGGTTATCAAACCGACCGCCTCTTCCAGGAAAGCGACTTCACCAAGAACCCGCAGGGTAAATGGATATTGAAGCCCGGTATCACCCCGCAGAATATACTGGAAGGCAATACCGCCTGGTTCTATTACTCGCCCGGCGATGTGAAATATGTGAACCGCAACGGCGATTCAACGCTGTCACAGGGCGCCAACACGGTGGATGATCCGGGCGACCAGTTCGTGATCGGTAATTCCACTCCCCGCTACCAGTATGGCGTGCGGTTGGGTGCAGACTGGAAAGGAATCGATTTCAGCATCTTCATCCAGGGCGTGGGTAAACGTGAGCTTTGGCCCTCAGGCCCGCTCTTTGTCCCGGGTTTCGGTGGCGACAGCTGGTATGCGCACCACCTGGACTACTGGACGCCAACGAATACCGATGCCTTTTATCCTGCGGCAACTTTCCACGACGGGTCTAACAACAGCCGGAACTTTTACCGCCAGACGCGTTACCTGCTGAATATGGCGTATACCCGCGTGAAAAATATTTCGCTGGGCTACACACTGCCTGCAAACATCGCGAGCCGTGCAAAGTTGAAAACCGCTCGCATATATGTTTCGGCTGAAAACCTGTTCACCTTCGACAAGCTGAAAATCCCGATCGATCCGGAAATTGACTACACGACCGAGCAGACGGATGCATCGGCTTTCGGCCGTACCTATCCTTTCAGGAAAGAAATTTCCGTCGGGCTTCAACTCACTTTCTAA
- a CDS encoding RagB/SusD family nutrient uptake outer membrane protein: protein MKSYIYILAVFVVLFSACKKDFLERGLLDQMEDEKYWTNEKNVRIYATWFYPSYFNGYGQAWVWGDYFYQGQSLNDDFAPVTPPQFTKVVPATDTSWGFRFVRRSNIMIDRVSKMSSLDAATMNHWLGVGRFFRAMAYFRLVKKFGDVPWYGRELQMTEEQELYKPRDPRTLVMDSMMKDLRFAAENVRAVDGEKGLNVTKWVVLAYMSRIALFEGTWQKYHANNPTKAAEYLEAARWAAEEVMTKGGFNFSNTYRESFNSLDLSKNQEMIMYRRYATGLVTHALMSYVNGEGQTGPNKSLMESYLCTDGLPVGVSAVYAGDKTNEQVRTNRDPRLLGTFNPELRPQGSIGRYNRLGVSTSGYATWKFLNDEQRDRPEGASNVNVIHAPVIRYGEVLVTYAEARAELGQLTQADLDRSINVLRNRPSDLATKLPQLQIQGGLPAVNGKTYDDPKRDPSVPAMIWEIRRERRVELTMEGYRLDDLRRWKKLDYLDMTQNPDLNRGAWINKAEWAKPGGGSWLAAGIVLEGGGQQGYILGASSAITHRPKPDPKVYLSPIPLDQIKLYSDKKSKLEQNPGWTQ, encoded by the coding sequence ATGAAATCTTACATATATATACTGGCTGTGTTTGTAGTGCTGTTTTCGGCCTGTAAGAAAGACTTTCTCGAGCGCGGCTTGCTTGATCAGATGGAAGACGAGAAGTATTGGACCAATGAAAAAAACGTGCGCATTTATGCAACCTGGTTTTATCCCTCTTATTTTAATGGTTATGGCCAGGCGTGGGTATGGGGAGACTATTTTTACCAGGGGCAGTCGCTCAACGACGATTTTGCCCCGGTAACGCCACCGCAATTCACCAAAGTGGTTCCTGCCACGGATACATCATGGGGCTTCCGTTTTGTGCGCCGGTCAAACATCATGATCGACCGGGTATCTAAAATGTCGAGCCTGGATGCGGCCACCATGAACCATTGGCTGGGTGTCGGGCGTTTCTTCAGGGCCATGGCTTATTTCAGACTGGTGAAAAAATTCGGAGATGTACCCTGGTACGGACGGGAACTGCAGATGACTGAAGAACAGGAATTGTACAAACCCCGCGATCCCCGTACGCTGGTGATGGATAGTATGATGAAAGACCTGCGGTTTGCTGCGGAAAATGTGCGGGCGGTAGACGGCGAAAAGGGGCTGAATGTGACCAAATGGGTGGTATTGGCCTATATGTCGAGGATTGCACTGTTTGAAGGTACCTGGCAGAAATACCATGCCAACAATCCCACCAAGGCGGCAGAGTACCTTGAAGCGGCCAGATGGGCTGCGGAAGAGGTGATGACGAAAGGAGGCTTTAATTTTTCAAATACCTATCGCGAATCGTTTAATTCACTGGATCTGTCGAAGAACCAGGAAATGATCATGTATCGCCGTTACGCCACAGGATTGGTTACACATGCGTTGATGAGTTATGTGAACGGTGAGGGGCAGACGGGTCCCAATAAAAGCCTGATGGAGTCGTACCTGTGCACCGACGGATTGCCTGTAGGCGTATCTGCAGTGTACGCAGGTGATAAAACCAACGAGCAGGTGCGCACCAACCGCGACCCGCGGCTGCTTGGGACTTTCAACCCTGAGCTGCGTCCGCAGGGCTCCATCGGTCGTTATAACAGGTTGGGTGTGAGTACCAGCGGCTATGCCACCTGGAAGTTCCTGAACGACGAACAGCGCGACAGGCCCGAAGGCGCTTCCAACGTGAATGTCATTCATGCTCCCGTTATCCGTTACGGAGAAGTGCTGGTGACGTACGCGGAAGCCCGCGCAGAACTGGGGCAGCTCACGCAGGCCGACCTTGACAGATCCATCAACGTATTACGCAATCGTCCCAGTGATCTTGCTACAAAGCTGCCGCAGCTGCAAATCCAGGGAGGGTTGCCCGCAGTGAACGGTAAAACGTACGACGATCCCAAACGCGACCCATCCGTTCCCGCAATGATTTGGGAAATCCGTCGCGAACGCCGCGTGGAACTGACCATGGAAGGTTACCGCCTCGATGATCTGCGCCGCTGGAAAAAACTTGATTACCTTGATATGACTCAAAACCCCGATCTGAACAGGGGTGCCTGGATCAACAAGGCCGAATGGGCGAAGCCGGGTGGTGGCTCCTGGCTCGCGGCCGGCATAGTGCTCGAAGGCGGCGGCCAGCAGGGATACATTCTCGGTGCTTCCAGCGCCATCACCCACCGCCCGAAACCGGACCCCAAAGTTTACCTGAGCCCCATACCATTGGATCAGATCAAACTGTACAGCGATAAAAAATCTAAACTCGAACAAAATCCGGGCTGGACGCAGTAA
- the nagA gene encoding N-acetylglucosamine-6-phosphate deacetylase: MLTALTGATIYTGQDIQQGKALLLENGIVKGLADAGSIPSEARIINHTGHSIAPGLLDLQIYGGGDHLFSDDPSFAALTHIADALEANGTTGFLLTLATNHLSVFEKAIDTVRDHPLASVLGLHLEGPYINPVKRGAHIPECIKRPTVPEVKALLDRAQGVIRMMTLAPEMCDPAVIELLLSHGVIISAGHSNATFAEAERGFQLGIQTSTHLYNAMSPLHHRDTGLPGAVYQSQHAYASIIPDGIHVDYNTLAISKKVMGERLFLITDAVAPSKGAYAHVFKDDRYTLADGTLSGSAITLLQGVRNCVEHVGIPLDEALRMASTYPSRLMGMPERGVITPGQPANLTIFTASFQPRGIYLNGKEKATPLA, from the coding sequence ATGCTGACAGCGTTAACCGGAGCCACGATTTATACAGGACAGGACATTCAACAAGGGAAGGCGTTATTACTGGAGAACGGCATTGTGAAAGGCCTGGCAGACGCCGGCAGCATACCATCAGAAGCCCGCATCATCAACCATACAGGCCACAGCATTGCGCCTGGCCTGCTTGATCTGCAGATATACGGAGGAGGCGATCATCTGTTTTCAGATGATCCCTCCTTCGCTGCTTTAACACACATCGCCGATGCGCTCGAAGCCAACGGTACTACGGGTTTTTTACTGACCCTGGCCACGAACCATCTTTCCGTATTTGAAAAGGCCATCGACACGGTGCGAGATCATCCCCTGGCATCCGTGCTGGGCCTGCATCTCGAAGGGCCTTACATCAACCCGGTGAAGCGCGGCGCGCATATCCCCGAATGCATCAAACGCCCCACCGTACCGGAAGTGAAAGCGCTGCTGGACCGTGCACAGGGTGTGATCAGAATGATGACGCTGGCGCCGGAAATGTGCGACCCTGCCGTCATCGAACTGCTGCTCAGCCACGGCGTGATCATCTCGGCCGGCCACAGCAACGCTACATTTGCGGAAGCGGAAAGAGGCTTCCAGCTGGGCATTCAGACGTCCACCCACCTCTACAACGCCATGAGCCCCCTCCATCACCGCGATACGGGTTTGCCCGGCGCGGTCTACCAATCGCAGCATGCGTATGCCAGTATTATCCCTGACGGGATCCATGTGGACTATAATACGCTTGCCATCAGCAAAAAAGTAATGGGCGAACGGCTGTTCCTCATTACCGATGCCGTGGCGCCCAGCAAAGGCGCTTATGCGCATGTATTCAAAGACGACCGGTATACGTTGGCCGACGGCACACTGTCCGGCTCCGCGATCACCCTGCTGCAAGGTGTCAGGAACTGTGTGGAGCATGTGGGTATTCCGCTGGACGAAGCACTGCGCATGGCATCCACTTATCCTTCCAGACTTATGGGCATGCCGGAACGGGGCGTTATTACCCCCGGGCAGCCTGCCAATCTCACCATCTTCACTGCATCTTTTCAGCCGCGGGGCATTTACCTGAACGGCAAAGAAAAGGCCACCCCGCTTGCTTGA
- a CDS encoding RNA polymerase sigma factor, with the protein MDQQNLHTQLPADNAGQPALLATLVEGCQRDDRLCQEKLYMLFFDKMLAVIRRNFPDRDTALIILNNGFLRAFKKISQYRHTGSFEGWLRKIILHAVADYFQAHKAELSRQRQELSENTAGATTADPLALKDLVAILQRLPPATRLVVNLFIVEGYSHKEIAEMLGISTGTSKWHVSEGKRLLKDLLQFPA; encoded by the coding sequence TTGGACCAGCAGAACCTCCATACGCAACTACCGGCGGACAACGCCGGTCAACCCGCACTTTTGGCCACCCTCGTGGAAGGTTGCCAGAGGGACGATCGCCTGTGCCAGGAAAAGCTGTACATGTTGTTTTTCGATAAGATGCTGGCGGTGATCCGCAGGAACTTCCCCGACAGGGACACCGCCCTGATCATTCTGAACAATGGGTTCCTGAGGGCATTCAAAAAGATTTCACAATACAGGCATACCGGGAGCTTTGAAGGCTGGCTGCGGAAGATCATATTGCATGCGGTAGCGGATTACTTTCAGGCACATAAGGCGGAACTGAGCAGGCAGCGGCAGGAGCTGTCGGAAAACACGGCGGGTGCCACCACAGCCGATCCCCTGGCGTTAAAGGATTTGGTGGCCATTTTGCAACGGCTGCCGCCCGCCACCCGGCTGGTGGTCAATTTATTTATCGTTGAGGGTTATTCACATAAAGAAATAGCGGAAATGCTCGGCATCAGCACGGGCACAAGTAAATGGCATGTGTCCGAAGGCAAACGGTTGCTGAAAGATTTATTACAATTTCCGGCATAA
- a CDS encoding RDD family protein, producing MPIIKIPTVFNIDLEFERADLGRRTLAYLIDLVARIAILWLGVYIISESGLSYRSREKVMFICVFLPVSLYYLFFELLMKGQSPGKRAMSIKVVSLIGNTPSLSQILLRWMFRLVESPLLTMAFMIAALNRESAFVALIWLAVGILPVIIVFRSEYNQRLGDMAAGTIIVLSKQRHTIQDTIFREIDREDYVPQFSQILRLSDRDLSKIKTVLDNVNRTRDTGTAERIAEKVKTILHIETDLDAVTFLETLLNDYNYLVTRK from the coding sequence ATGCCTATTATCAAAATACCCACCGTTTTTAACATAGACCTGGAGTTTGAACGGGCCGACCTGGGCCGGCGTACGCTGGCTTATTTAATCGATCTCGTGGCGCGCATCGCGATACTCTGGCTGGGGGTGTACATCATTTCCGAAAGCGGCCTGTCTTACCGCAGCCGCGAAAAGGTGATGTTTATCTGCGTGTTCCTGCCGGTGTCGTTGTATTATTTGTTTTTCGAACTGCTGATGAAAGGGCAGAGCCCCGGCAAACGCGCCATGAGCATCAAAGTGGTGAGCCTGATCGGCAATACGCCCAGCCTGAGCCAGATTTTGCTGCGCTGGATGTTCCGGCTCGTAGAGTCGCCCCTGCTCACGATGGCCTTTATGATCGCCGCCCTCAACCGCGAATCCGCCTTTGTGGCCCTCATCTGGCTGGCTGTGGGCATCCTGCCGGTGATCATCGTGTTCCGCTCGGAGTACAACCAGCGGCTGGGCGATATGGCCGCCGGCACCATCATCGTACTGAGCAAACAACGGCATACCATACAGGACACCATTTTCCGGGAAATCGACCGGGAAGACTATGTGCCGCAGTTTTCGCAGATCCTCCGGCTGTCTGACCGCGACCTGAGCAAGATCAAAACCGTGCTCGACAATGTCAACCGCACCCGCGACACCGGCACCGCCGAGCGCATCGCGGAAAAGGTGAAAACCATCCTGCACATCGAAACGGACCTGGATGCCGTGACTTTCCTGGAAACTTTGCTGAACGACTATAATTATCTCGTTACCCGGAAATAA
- a CDS encoding RNA polymerase sigma-70 factor, whose translation MDHTDVELLSFWKKGDQAAFDALYQRYAVMLLKKAYEKTGDKETAREFVQEVFLELLERKDRLDIHTSFKAYIFTALRNRVLNFLHRQAIHQKYELFQESRPAASGNDVESYLSHKELVLQLSEAVQQLPEKCRQVFLLSRNGELSNKEIAERSGISVNTVEQHMRKALRLLRNGLHRVSIFFIF comes from the coding sequence ATTGACCATACAGACGTTGAGCTACTTTCATTTTGGAAAAAGGGCGACCAGGCTGCATTTGACGCCTTGTACCAGCGGTATGCCGTGATGTTGCTGAAAAAGGCTTACGAAAAAACCGGCGACAAAGAAACGGCCCGCGAATTTGTGCAGGAAGTTTTCCTGGAGTTGCTGGAAAGGAAAGACCGCCTCGATATTCATACTTCTTTCAAAGCATATATCTTCACCGCCCTGCGCAACCGCGTGCTGAATTTCCTGCACCGCCAGGCCATCCACCAGAAATACGAATTATTCCAGGAGTCGCGCCCCGCCGCGTCCGGCAACGATGTGGAATCGTATCTTTCCCACAAAGAACTGGTGCTGCAATTATCCGAAGCCGTACAACAACTGCCTGAAAAATGCCGCCAGGTATTTTTGCTGAGCCGCAACGGCGAACTGAGCAACAAAGAAATCGCGGAGCGCTCCGGCATTTCCGTGAATACGGTAGAACAGCACATGCGCAAGGCCCTGCGCCTGTTGCGCAATGGCCTGCACCGGGTTTCCATCTTTTTTATTTTCTGA
- a CDS encoding FecR family protein: MSLFDVKELLEKYKAGTCSPEELQALENWYESWKHPAAEEVEWQPEEELAQELLQDFREVRRRKDALFSGESRQTWWRAAAVLAPIIGIGAILWFSRPSTPAAGDNAPVLAVAAKKPDSKRFILLPDSSTVVLREGSSLKYPEQFTGSTREVTLIGEGYFDIRHQPGKPFLIHSGKVVTTVLGTAFNIKAYPDQPSVTVTVKKGKVKIEEEKGGKLLGILTPDQQIVYNPEKVETLPVKAEETVAWLRKGMDFNAVPFEDIARQINEQYQVDIRFANEVMKQCRIRATFEGTETLDKVLFVLCTVSNASYTISGNEVVISGEGCSDK; the protein is encoded by the coding sequence ATGAGCCTGTTCGACGTAAAAGAATTATTGGAAAAGTACAAGGCCGGAACTTGCAGTCCGGAAGAATTACAGGCATTGGAGAACTGGTACGAGTCGTGGAAGCACCCGGCCGCGGAGGAAGTGGAGTGGCAGCCGGAGGAAGAGCTGGCCCAGGAGCTGCTCCAGGATTTCAGGGAGGTGCGCCGCCGCAAGGATGCGCTTTTCAGCGGGGAGTCCCGCCAAACCTGGTGGAGGGCCGCCGCCGTGCTGGCGCCCATTATCGGTATCGGGGCCATTCTCTGGTTCAGCCGGCCTTCGACACCCGCCGCCGGGGACAACGCCCCCGTACTGGCCGTGGCGGCGAAGAAGCCGGACAGCAAACGTTTCATCCTGCTGCCGGATAGCAGTACCGTGGTATTGCGTGAAGGCAGCAGCCTCAAATATCCCGAACAGTTCACCGGGAGCACCCGAGAAGTAACGCTCATCGGCGAAGGGTATTTCGACATCAGGCACCAGCCTGGCAAACCGTTCCTTATCCATTCCGGTAAAGTGGTGACCACCGTGCTGGGCACCGCCTTCAACATCAAAGCATATCCCGATCAGCCTTCCGTTACCGTAACGGTCAAAAAAGGCAAAGTAAAAATAGAAGAGGAAAAGGGCGGCAAACTGCTGGGCATCCTCACACCGGACCAGCAGATCGTGTACAACCCCGAAAAGGTGGAAACATTGCCGGTAAAAGCCGAGGAAACCGTGGCGTGGCTCAGGAAGGGAATGGACTTTAACGCGGTGCCGTTCGAAGATATCGCCCGGCAGATCAATGAACAATACCAGGTCGATATCCGCTTCGCCAACGAAGTCATGAAACAATGCCGCATCAGGGCCACTTTTGAGGGTACGGAAACGCTCGATAAAGTGTTGTTCGTATTATGTACCGTTAGTAATGCCTCCTATACCATTTCAGGAAATGAAGTGGTGATCAGCGGGGAAGGATGTTCAGATAAATAA
- a CDS encoding stage II sporulation protein M produces the protein MRESSFIKKSLPRWKKIQEEPTEDPDEMAERFTSLLDDLAYAKTFYSHSKVTHFINGLAAGIFQRIYRDHQGDKGRFRNFFHYQLPLIIRKHHRVFLFAFCYFLLFCIIGAFSAAHDETFVRGVMGDEYVNMTERNIENGDPFGVYKNENEWMMWLELAYNNIRVSMLCFVMGIAFSAGTLWVMLKNGIMLGSFQYFFFSKGLGWASVLVIWIHGTLEISSIIIAGAAGMIMGNSLLFPGTHSRIDSLKRGAKEGLKITVALVPLFIVAAFLESFVTRHTSMPIALSIAILVTSAAFIIWYFVIYPVQVERAGYRLDPDGKLLKPQAV, from the coding sequence ATGAGAGAATCGTCATTTATTAAAAAGAGCCTGCCCCGCTGGAAAAAAATCCAGGAGGAACCCACGGAAGACCCGGATGAGATGGCGGAACGCTTTACCTCCCTGTTAGACGACCTGGCCTACGCCAAAACCTTTTATAGCCACAGTAAAGTCACCCATTTCATCAATGGCCTCGCCGCAGGGATATTCCAGCGTATTTACCGCGATCACCAGGGTGATAAGGGACGGTTCCGGAATTTCTTCCATTACCAGCTGCCCCTCATCATCCGCAAACATCACCGGGTGTTCCTGTTCGCGTTCTGTTACTTCCTGCTGTTTTGCATCATCGGCGCGTTTTCCGCCGCTCACGACGAAACCTTCGTGCGCGGCGTGATGGGCGATGAATACGTCAACATGACCGAGCGCAACATCGAAAACGGCGACCCTTTCGGGGTATATAAAAATGAGAACGAATGGATGATGTGGCTGGAACTGGCGTACAACAATATCCGCGTATCCATGCTCTGTTTCGTGATGGGAATCGCATTTTCCGCGGGCACCCTCTGGGTAATGCTGAAAAACGGTATCATGCTGGGCTCTTTCCAGTATTTCTTTTTCTCGAAAGGGCTGGGCTGGGCATCGGTACTGGTAATCTGGATACACGGCACGCTCGAAATATCATCGATCATCATCGCCGGCGCGGCAGGCATGATCATGGGCAATAGTCTTCTTTTCCCGGGCACGCACTCCCGCATCGATTCGTTGAAGCGCGGCGCCAAAGAGGGATTGAAAATCACCGTGGCGCTGGTGCCGCTTTTCATCGTAGCCGCTTTCCTCGAAAGCTTTGTGACCCGACACACGTCGATGCCCATCGCGTTGAGCATTGCCATCCTGGTTACTTCGGCTGCCTTTATCATATGGTATTTCGTGATTTACCCGGTGCAGGTGGAACGGGCGGGTTACCGCCTCGACCCGGACGGCAAACTTTTAAAACCGCAGGCCGTATGA